One window of Phycisphaeraceae bacterium genomic DNA carries:
- a CDS encoding DPP IV N-terminal domain-containing protein, with translation MLRTITAVTASVFLGLFACQAYAQAESDGGLDPALLTEAERSGFERTTKHDDVLALMRAIAEQSERATVITIGETGEGREIPMLVLGKEPIADAAGAKGANRLVVLLLGNIHAGEVEGKEALLMLARELALATEPGVLENLVVLVIPNYNPDGNERIDAKNRAHQAGPPGGVGIRENALGLDLNRDFVKMDAPETRALVRVFNEWDPAIVVDCHTTNGSFHRYTLTYSSPRHPAVDEGIRTYASDVLLPAVDQRVLETTGYETFWYGDFANEHTEWRSYPAIPRYNEGYVGMRNRIALLSEAYVYAPFKDRILCTRAFCEEILRFASSNQRKIRDLIAKADERTIKAGESGSEIVLRAAAEAFEEPVTVLGYVEEMRDGRSERTDTHREYEVRRIDRWVPTLTTQRAPAYLLPPAMTELVQRLQRHGIRVEETREDIELDVIVQRLDRVVKGARPFQGRTLVAIDSVEAEGMQRVPAGWWLVSTAQPLGTLAAYLLEPMAEDGLAAWGLVDGVEEGNEYPVLRVASATPILSLGAPALPEDQQTDLPLTYETVYEKRPAPDLAGSPVGGLNWRDDGEHFLQRKDGKTWRVHAATGRMELHAEDRVMAGALAKIPVLDARTADRLSTSGSRRFTASRDAFFVEHENDLYYCKMDGSVAVRLTSSPEREELATFSPDGRFVAFVRDKNLWMVDVETQTTRQLTTTGAGLVECGKAGWVYFEELFNRNWQAYWWSPDSSRIAFLETDSTRVPEFVIVDDNPEPQNVERTRYPRVGEPNPDVRVGIVTIAGSEPRWVDLSAYEAGNYIVPGVAWLQGGSRLLVCIQDRFQTWMDVTACSNTGGRPETLWRETTGAWVEWQGEPRFLKDGSFLWISERTGWKHVYKADRDGKRVEPVTSGDWEVRSIARVDEESGWLYFTGTADSHIAENLYRVRFDGTGMERLTREPGHHSVSVAPKGEYFIDTWSTHATTARVALRGMDGEIVRMLDTNPVRDLVKYRRGAYELVQIPVEREGREPYVMEGSILYPPGFDPEKVYPVWFQTYGGPHAPTVRDAWGALLWEHVLAHEGFILFRADPYSASGKGARSAWTTYKRMGAAEFEDVRTAIEWIKSRPYVDASRIGMHGHSFGGYLTAYCMTRSDLFAAGIAGAPVTDWTLYDTIYTERYMLTPQANPDGYKETSVVEGAKNLSGRLLIAHGTMDDNVHMQHAIRLIDALQKAKKQFRVMVMPGYRHGLFGDFYRRMMYEFIIEMRDSRPAERPERSSESDGGVAIRSR, from the coding sequence ATGCTTCGAACAATCACTGCGGTTACGGCTTCGGTCTTCCTCGGCTTGTTCGCGTGCCAGGCATATGCCCAGGCCGAGAGTGATGGGGGACTGGATCCTGCCTTGCTCACCGAGGCGGAGCGGAGCGGGTTTGAGCGCACGACGAAGCATGATGATGTGCTTGCGTTGATGCGTGCGATCGCTGAACAATCAGAGCGTGCGACGGTCATCACGATCGGCGAGACTGGAGAGGGTCGCGAGATCCCGATGCTGGTTCTGGGGAAGGAGCCGATAGCGGACGCGGCGGGCGCGAAGGGGGCAAATCGTCTTGTTGTGCTGCTTCTCGGCAACATCCACGCGGGAGAGGTGGAGGGTAAAGAGGCGCTGCTGATGCTCGCTCGCGAGCTTGCACTCGCTACAGAGCCGGGTGTGCTCGAGAATCTGGTCGTTCTCGTTATTCCGAACTACAACCCGGACGGCAACGAGCGAATCGATGCGAAGAACAGGGCGCATCAGGCAGGGCCGCCGGGCGGGGTCGGGATCCGTGAGAACGCGCTCGGGCTGGATCTCAACCGTGACTTTGTCAAAATGGATGCGCCAGAGACGAGAGCGCTCGTGCGTGTGTTCAACGAGTGGGATCCGGCGATCGTTGTGGATTGCCACACCACGAACGGCTCGTTCCATCGGTACACGCTGACCTATTCGTCGCCTCGCCACCCGGCTGTGGACGAGGGGATTCGCACGTATGCGTCGGATGTGCTGCTGCCTGCGGTCGATCAGCGTGTGCTTGAGACGACCGGGTATGAGACGTTCTGGTACGGCGATTTCGCGAACGAGCACACGGAGTGGCGGTCATACCCCGCGATTCCGCGTTACAACGAGGGATATGTCGGGATGCGGAACCGCATCGCGTTGCTCTCGGAGGCGTATGTCTATGCGCCGTTCAAGGATCGGATCTTGTGTACCAGGGCGTTCTGCGAGGAGATTCTGCGGTTTGCCTCGTCGAATCAGCGCAAGATCCGAGATCTCATCGCGAAGGCGGATGAGCGGACGATCAAGGCGGGCGAGTCGGGATCGGAGATCGTACTGAGGGCGGCAGCGGAGGCATTCGAGGAGCCCGTCACCGTCCTGGGATATGTGGAAGAGATGCGTGACGGGCGCAGCGAGCGCACGGATACACATCGGGAGTATGAGGTGCGACGGATCGATCGTTGGGTGCCGACGCTGACGACGCAGCGCGCGCCTGCGTATCTGCTGCCGCCCGCGATGACGGAGTTGGTGCAACGGCTTCAGCGGCATGGAATCAGGGTCGAGGAGACACGGGAAGATATCGAACTCGACGTGATCGTTCAGCGACTGGACCGGGTCGTCAAAGGAGCCAGGCCGTTCCAGGGGCGGACGCTGGTGGCGATCGACTCGGTGGAGGCGGAGGGGATGCAGCGTGTGCCTGCGGGGTGGTGGCTGGTCTCGACTGCGCAGCCGCTCGGTACGCTCGCGGCGTACCTGCTTGAGCCGATGGCGGAGGATGGGCTTGCGGCGTGGGGGTTGGTTGATGGAGTGGAGGAGGGGAACGAGTATCCTGTTCTGCGGGTTGCGAGCGCGACGCCGATCCTGAGTCTGGGGGCACCGGCGTTGCCCGAGGATCAACAGACTGATCTGCCTCTCACCTATGAGACGGTGTATGAGAAGCGTCCCGCTCCGGACCTGGCGGGTTCGCCGGTGGGCGGCTTGAACTGGCGGGATGATGGCGAGCACTTTCTTCAGCGGAAGGATGGGAAGACGTGGCGGGTTCATGCCGCGACCGGGCGGATGGAGTTGCATGCTGAGGATCGCGTGATGGCGGGGGCGCTCGCCAAGATTCCTGTTCTTGATGCGAGGACCGCGGACCGGTTGTCTACCAGCGGCTCTCGTCGATTCACGGCGTCACGCGACGCGTTCTTTGTCGAGCACGAGAACGACCTTTACTACTGCAAGATGGACGGATCCGTTGCGGTGCGGCTGACGAGTTCGCCTGAGCGTGAGGAGCTGGCGACTTTCAGTCCTGACGGACGCTTTGTGGCATTCGTTCGCGACAAGAACCTGTGGATGGTCGATGTCGAGACGCAGACGACTCGGCAATTGACGACTACAGGGGCGGGGTTGGTTGAGTGCGGCAAGGCCGGCTGGGTGTACTTCGAGGAGTTGTTCAACAGGAACTGGCAGGCGTATTGGTGGAGCCCTGACTCTTCACGCATCGCGTTTCTTGAGACGGACAGCACACGCGTGCCCGAGTTTGTCATTGTGGATGACAATCCTGAGCCGCAGAATGTGGAGCGGACGCGATATCCGCGTGTCGGCGAGCCGAATCCTGATGTGAGGGTGGGGATCGTGACGATTGCGGGAAGCGAGCCGCGTTGGGTGGATCTGAGCGCGTATGAGGCAGGCAACTACATCGTTCCTGGTGTGGCGTGGCTGCAGGGTGGTTCGCGATTGCTTGTGTGCATCCAGGATCGCTTTCAGACGTGGATGGATGTCACTGCGTGCTCGAACACGGGCGGCCGTCCCGAGACGCTTTGGAGAGAGACGACTGGTGCGTGGGTTGAATGGCAGGGCGAGCCCCGTTTCCTCAAGGATGGTTCGTTCCTGTGGATAAGCGAGCGGACTGGTTGGAAGCACGTGTACAAGGCCGATCGCGACGGCAAGCGGGTCGAGCCGGTGACGTCTGGGGACTGGGAGGTGCGTTCGATCGCTCGCGTTGATGAGGAATCGGGGTGGCTGTATTTCACAGGCACCGCCGATTCGCACATCGCCGAGAATCTCTACCGGGTTCGGTTCGATGGCACGGGGATGGAGCGGCTCACGCGGGAGCCGGGTCATCACAGCGTCTCGGTTGCGCCGAAAGGGGAGTACTTCATCGACACGTGGTCGACGCATGCGACGACTGCGCGGGTCGCCCTTCGAGGGATGGATGGGGAGATTGTCCGGATGCTCGACACGAATCCCGTGCGAGATCTCGTGAAGTACAGGCGGGGTGCGTATGAGCTTGTGCAGATCCCGGTCGAGCGGGAAGGGCGTGAGCCGTATGTGATGGAAGGGAGCATCCTGTATCCGCCGGGGTTTGATCCTGAGAAGGTATATCCGGTCTGGTTCCAGACTTACGGCGGCCCTCACGCTCCGACGGTGCGAGATGCGTGGGGTGCTTTGTTGTGGGAGCATGTGCTGGCACATGAGGGGTTTATTCTGTTCAGGGCCGATCCGTACTCGGCGAGCGGTAAGGGGGCGCGCTCGGCGTGGACGACGTACAAGCGCATGGGTGCTGCTGAGTTCGAAGATGTGCGGACAGCGATTGAATGGATCAAGTCTCGTCCGTATGTCGATGCGTCTCGGATCGGGATGCACGGGCACTCGTTCGGCGGCTATCTCACCGCGTACTGCATGACTCGCTCGGACTTGTTCGCAGCGGGAATCGCGGGCGCGCCGGTGACGGATTGGACGCTGTACGACACCATCTACACCGAGCGGTACATGCTCACGCCGCAAGCCAACCCGGATGGCTACAAGGAGACGAGCGTCGTTGAGGGTGCGAAGAACCTGAGCGGGCGTCTTCTCATCGCGCACGGCACGATGGATGACAATGTCCACATGCAGCACGCGATCCGCCTGATCGACGCGTTGCAGAAGGCGAAGAAGCAGTTTCGCGTGATGGTGATGCCCGGATACCGGCACGGGCTCTTCGGCGATTTCTACCGACGGATGATGTACGAGTTCATTATCGAGATGCGGGATAGCCGCCCGGCGGAACGCCCTGAGCGTTCATCGGAGTCTGATGGCGGAGTGGCGATCCGCTCTCGCTGA